Proteins from a single region of Antechinus flavipes isolate AdamAnt ecotype Samford, QLD, Australia chromosome 2, AdamAnt_v2, whole genome shotgun sequence:
- the SCRT2 gene encoding transcriptional repressor scratch 2, with protein sequence MPRSFLVKKIKADAFQCSSVPAPSYHPLGSAYVLPGSRGAAGPAGDSGYAPHCLPPPSYDSEKKAGLELAPSEAAYPPATEEYSDPESPQSSLSARYFRGEAAVTDSYSMDAFFISDGRSRRRGAGDARGAGGGNGPGGTGGGSGGHRHSCGECGKTYATSSNLSRHKQTHRSLDSKLARKCPTCGKAYVSMPALAMHVLTHNLRHKCGVCGKAFSRPWLLQGHMRSHTGEKPFGCSHCGKAFADRSNLRAHMQTHSAFKHYKCRQCEKTFALKSYLNKHCEAACFKGAEHACTASAAALDN encoded by the exons ATGCCCCGCTCCTTCTTGGTGAAGAAGATCAAAGCAGATGCCTTCCAGTGTAGCAGCGTCCCAGCTCCCAGCTACCACCCCCTGGGATCCGCATATGTGCTGCCGGGCTCCAGGGGGGCAGCCGGCCCCGCCGGGGACAGCG GCTATGCTCCACACTGCCTTCCGCCCCCCAGCTATGACAGCGAAAAGAAGGCGGGGCTGGAACTGGCGCCGTCGGAAGCTGCGTACCCCCCAGCTACTGAGGAGTACAGCGACCCCGAGAGCCCTCAGTCGAGCCTGTCGGCGCGCTACTTCCGAGGGGAGGCGGCGGTGACGGACAGCTACTCCATGGATGCCTTCTTTATCTCAGACGGGCGCTCCCGGAGGCGCGGGGCTGGGGACGCTCGGGGGGCTGGGGGCGGGAACGGGCCTGGGGGAACTGGGGGTGGAAGCGGGGGGCACCGACATTCGTGCGGTGAGTGCGGCAAGACGTACGCCACGTCGTCCAACCTGAGCCGGCACAAGCAGACACACCGCAGCCTGGACAGCAAGCTGGCGCGCAAGTGTCCGACGTGCGGCAAGGCCTACGTATCCATGCCGGCTCTGGCCATGCACGTGCTCACGCACAACCTGCGCCACAAGTGCGGCGTCTGCGGCAAGGCGTTCTCCCGCCCCTGGCTGCTGCAGGGCCACATGCGCTCTCACACAGGCGAGAAGCCCTTCGGCTGCTCCCACTGTGGCAAAGCGTTCGCTGACCGCTCTAACCTGAGAGCGCACATGCAGACGCACTCGGCCTTCAAGCACTACAAGTGCCGCCAGTGCGAGAAGACCTTCGCGCTTAAGTCCTACCTCAACAAGCACTGCGAAGCCGCCTGCTTCAAAGGCGCTGAGCACGCTTGCACCGCCTCCGCCGCCGCTCTGGACAACTGA